Proteins encoded by one window of Acidobacteriota bacterium:
- a CDS encoding cytochrome c3 family protein, protein MTCLSCHNPHGSPEESAVAALSVNDKCYECHMEKRGPFLFEHIPVRENCMTCHTPHGSNNTKLLSTPAPRLCQSCHLFGHHQTVAGDAGRMWNINRSCVNCHSQIHGSNHPSGKVLQR, encoded by the coding sequence ATGACCTGTTTGTCCTGCCACAATCCGCATGGCTCACCGGAGGAAAGTGCCGTTGCTGCTCTCTCGGTGAACGACAAGTGCTACGAATGCCACATGGAGAAGCGCGGGCCATTCCTGTTCGAGCACATCCCTGTCCGCGAAAACTGCATGACCTGCCACACACCCCATGGCTCCAACAACACGAAACTTCTCTCGACTCCGGCGCCCAGGCTCTGTCAGTCCTGCCATCTCTTCGGACATCATCAGACCGTCGCCGGCGATGCGGGCCGCATGTGGAATATCAACCGGTCCTGTGTCAACTGCCATTCTCAGATCCATGGCAGCAACCATCCCTCAGGCAAAGTCCTGCAGAGATAA